A single region of the Palaemon carinicauda isolate YSFRI2023 chromosome 17, ASM3689809v2, whole genome shotgun sequence genome encodes:
- the LOC137656676 gene encoding hematopoietic prostaglandin D synthase-like isoform X2, which produces MSTYHLVYFNMRGRAEPIRWILLAADVDYSEEIIDVLSDWKSRKEDYDWGNVPVLMVDGNQLHQTTVISRYLGEAQNMISKDLWTVTRQQELVEGVHDATYILSDLFIARLRQDPGYQANMYNKIKGRLPIICMNVERAITEDGWIYSDEMTWVDIFVAAYFDLFTHYFPNILDNYPGCQDLVKRVSEIPKIAKRIEERPDWSDFESPKSINPEG; this is translated from the exons ATGTCTACGTACCACTTGGTGTACTTCAATATGAGAGGCAGGGCTGAGCCGATCAGATGGATCCTGTTGGCAGCTGACGTAGACTACTCCGAGGAGATCATTGATGTGCTCAGTGACTGGAAATCCAGAAAGGAAG ATTACGACTGGGGTAATGTCCCAGTCCTAATGGTGGACGGCAACCAGCTACATCAAACTACAGTGATTTCGAGGTATTTGGGTGAGGCGCAGAACATGATAAGCAAGGACCTGTGGACTGTGACTCGCCAGCAGGAATTGGTGGAAGGGGTCCACGACGCTACCTACATTCTGTCCGACCTCTTCATTGCTAG ACTCCGCCAGGATCCCGGCTACCAGGCAAACATGTATAATAAAATCAAAGGAAGGTTGCCAATTATATGTATGAACGTGGAGAGAGCAATTACTGAAGATGGATGGATATACTCAGATGAG ATGACCTGGGTCGACATCTTCGTAGCGGCCTACTTCGACCTCTTCACCCACTACTTCCCGAATATACTCGACAACTACCCCGGGTGCCAAGACCTGGTTAAGAGGGTGTCTGAGATTCCCAAAATTGCCAAGAGGATCGAAGAGAGGCCTGATTGGAGCGACTTCGAGAGCCCAAAGAGTATAAACCCTGAAGGGTGA
- the LOC137656676 gene encoding hematopoietic prostaglandin D synthase-like isoform X1 codes for MAQTDELSPIAEMSTYHLVYFNMRGRAEPIRWILLAADVDYSEEIIDVLSDWKSRKEDYDWGNVPVLMVDGNQLHQTTVISRYLGEAQNMISKDLWTVTRQQELVEGVHDATYILSDLFIARLRQDPGYQANMYNKIKGRLPIICMNVERAITEDGWIYSDEMTWVDIFVAAYFDLFTHYFPNILDNYPGCQDLVKRVSEIPKIAKRIEERPDWSDFESPKSINPEG; via the exons ATGGCTCAAACAGATGAACTGAGTCCTATCGCAG AAATGTCTACGTACCACTTGGTGTACTTCAATATGAGAGGCAGGGCTGAGCCGATCAGATGGATCCTGTTGGCAGCTGACGTAGACTACTCCGAGGAGATCATTGATGTGCTCAGTGACTGGAAATCCAGAAAGGAAG ATTACGACTGGGGTAATGTCCCAGTCCTAATGGTGGACGGCAACCAGCTACATCAAACTACAGTGATTTCGAGGTATTTGGGTGAGGCGCAGAACATGATAAGCAAGGACCTGTGGACTGTGACTCGCCAGCAGGAATTGGTGGAAGGGGTCCACGACGCTACCTACATTCTGTCCGACCTCTTCATTGCTAG ACTCCGCCAGGATCCCGGCTACCAGGCAAACATGTATAATAAAATCAAAGGAAGGTTGCCAATTATATGTATGAACGTGGAGAGAGCAATTACTGAAGATGGATGGATATACTCAGATGAG ATGACCTGGGTCGACATCTTCGTAGCGGCCTACTTCGACCTCTTCACCCACTACTTCCCGAATATACTCGACAACTACCCCGGGTGCCAAGACCTGGTTAAGAGGGTGTCTGAGATTCCCAAAATTGCCAAGAGGATCGAAGAGAGGCCTGATTGGAGCGACTTCGAGAGCCCAAAGAGTATAAACCCTGAAGGGTGA